A single genomic interval of Schistocerca americana isolate TAMUIC-IGC-003095 chromosome 2, iqSchAmer2.1, whole genome shotgun sequence harbors:
- the LOC124594394 gene encoding radial spoke head 14 homolog has protein sequence MGRILDRELKRQLRLQSHKPPFLPIVSAIPCLYAPYVDATRSKVAFGRRALPKLLKELHHPDKLLVRQALNSLSDLVYDPEKAYEAVKLNVIARVQDLLTSEDVYIRDRCCAILVTIADQAIGKEAIIKNDKALENILKLMGDEELGVRYKASLAFEITTSYWVVTDMSIKKWVLPIILHRLDVEEDPDVVKIHLRTLLSILQRGVNKEAVELGAMKILLKYIDYLRDEVRHYAIACLASLVSEHTGLELSIDTGLVLQLKERLFDHSVEVRSKTAACVSFIAVPPDPKIQVSELGITDELLSLAANHPNEELQINAVKVLTNIAETPKGRIYLSGKLQIIENITTGDSEKLERHIDTLVKVIKWKP, from the coding sequence ATGGGAAGAATTCTTGACAGAGAGCTGAAGCGTCAACTTAGACTACAGTCGCACAAGCCTCCGTTTCTACCTATCGTTTCTGCTATCCCTTGCCTTTATGCACCATACGTTGACGCTACTAGATCCAAAGTAGCATTTGGAAGAAGAGCTCTGCCTAAACTATTAAAAGAGTTGCACCATCCTGATAAACTTCTTGTGCGGCAAGCTCTCAACTCCCTCTCAGATTTGGTATACGATCCTGAGAAAGCCTATGAAGCTGTGAAACTAAACGTCATAGCAAGAGTTCAAGACCTTCTTACAAGTGAAGACGTTTACATACGAGACCGGTGCTGCGCTATATTAGTGACAATCGCTGACCAAGCAATTGGAAAAGAGGCAATAATTAAAAATGACAAGGCACTGGAAAATATTTTGAAGTTAATGGGTGACGAAGAACTTGGTGTTCGTTACAAGGCGTCTTTAGCATTTGAAATCACAACAAGCTATTGGGTTGTTACAGATATGTCAATTAAGAAATGGGTTCTCCCAATAATTTTACATCGCTTGGATGTGGAAGAAGATCCTGATGTAGTAAAGATTCATCTACGAACTCTTCTTTCAATCTTACAACGAGGTGTCAATAAAGAAGCGGTAGAGCTGGGAGCTATGAAAATACTTCTTAAATATATCGATTATCTCAGAGATGAGGTCCGCCACTATGCCATTGCATGTCTTGCGTCTCTGGTATCAGAACATACAGGTTTGGAATTATCAATTGACACAGGTCTCGTTCTTCAACTTAAGGAAAGATtatttgaccactcagtggaagtAAGATCAAAGACTGCCGCTTGTGTTTCCTTCATAGCTGTTCCACCAGATCCGAAGATACAAGTCTCAGAGCTTGGTATTACCGATGAACTTCTCTCTTTAGCTGCAAATCATCCCAATGAAGAATTGCAAATTAATGCTGTTAAAGTACTGACAAATATTGCTGAGACACCTAAGGGAAGAATCTATTTAAGTGGTAAACTACAGATTATAGAAAACATCACCACAGGTGATTCTGAGAAACTAGAAAGGCATATTGACACACTTGTAAAAGTCATAAAGTGGAAACCATGA